A region of Helicoverpa zea isolate HzStark_Cry1AcR chromosome 16, ilHelZeax1.1, whole genome shotgun sequence DNA encodes the following proteins:
- the LOC124637344 gene encoding glucocorticoid-induced transcript 1 protein-like isoform X1, producing the protein MSGRVRKQSDCPVGKQGPMRATLPVSSVMKGGGLKKNASNSPTLSPTNAWRRISPDHALSGQRSPGAVNYKGKGRFGASVIRRTASLDTLYHKGQWSRDYYLHAGQLQVDKSTQTDDGGGASGRSSRSSEDDKLDRFLRSRLQRPHKPSASGDYSSHSMTTALWSRFGGGSVPLRAARSSVEGLNQEIERLVLYPASGTQTPHLDRLRDKVTPEGHRAPLAELLRRSVNTQTPHDLCHTAHSSGGSVCSSPDLDGSKLGTSPQINRFLAREPPDGCEKVNLKAGEGAFSESVSVMKPTIPGFTLRPSLGSAFQPLQPAPPPSPPASTSH; encoded by the exons ATGTCGGGCCGGGTAAGGAAGCAGTCGGACTGTCCCGTGGGCAAGCAGGGCCCGATGCGGGCGACGCTGCCGGTGTCATCAGTCATGAAGGGCGGCGGGCTCAAGAAGAACGCCAGCAACAGCCCGACCTTATCCCCCACTAATGCGTGGCGCCGGATATCACCAGATCACGCCCTTTCTGGCCAGCGAAGCCCTGGAGCTGTCAATTACAAAG GCAAGGGTAGATTTGGTGCCAGTGTCATTAGGCGCACAGCCTCCCTTGACACTCTGTATCACAAAGGACAATGGTCCAGGGACTACTATCTTCACGCTGGCCAGTTGCAAGTCGACAAGTCCACACAA ACTGATGATGGAGGTGGAGCCTCAGGTCGTTCTTCACGGAGTTCCGAGGATGACAAGCTTGACCGCTTCCTGCGCAGTCGCCTGCAAAGACCGCACAAACCATCTGCATCTGGAGACTACTCAAGTCATTCTATGACTACTGCACTTT ggTCCCGTTTTGGAGGTGGCAGTGTCCCGTTGCGAGCGGCGAGGTCATCAGTGGAGGGTCTCAATCAGGAGATTGAAAGACTTGTGCTCTATCCAGCCAGTGGCACACAAACTCCACATCTAGACCGGTTAAGGGATAAA GTAACACCAGAAGGCCACCGCGCGCCTCTCGCCGAGCTTCTCAGACGTTCAGTGAACACTCAGACACCACATGATCTCTGTCACACTGCTCATTCATCAG GTGGCAGTGTCTGCTCGTCTCCAGATCTTGACGGGTCTAAATTAGGCACGTCGCCGCAGATAAATCGCTTTTTGGCTCGTGAACCTCCCGATGGTTGTGAAAAG GTAAACCTGAAAGCGGGCGAAGGAGCATTCTCCGAATCAGTGTCTGTGATGAAGCCGACGATACCGGGCTTCACGCTGCGGCCATCGCTGGGGTCAGCCTTCCAGCCGCTgcagcccgcgccgccgccgtccCCGCCCGCCTCCACCTCGCACTGA
- the LOC124637344 gene encoding protein FAM117B-like isoform X2 translates to MSGRVRKQSDCPVGKQGPMRATLPVSSVMKGGGLKKNASNSPTLSPTNAWRRISPDHALSGQRSPGAVNYKGKGRFGASVIRRTASLDTLYHKGQWSRDYYLHAGQLQVDKSTQTDDGGGASGRSSRSSEDDKLDRFLRSRLQRPHKPSASGDYSSHSMTTALCGSVPLRAARSSVEGLNQEIERLVLYPASGTQTPHLDRLRDKVTPEGHRAPLAELLRRSVNTQTPHDLCHTAHSSGGSVCSSPDLDGSKLGTSPQINRFLAREPPDGCEKVNLKAGEGAFSESVSVMKPTIPGFTLRPSLGSAFQPLQPAPPPSPPASTSH, encoded by the exons ATGTCGGGCCGGGTAAGGAAGCAGTCGGACTGTCCCGTGGGCAAGCAGGGCCCGATGCGGGCGACGCTGCCGGTGTCATCAGTCATGAAGGGCGGCGGGCTCAAGAAGAACGCCAGCAACAGCCCGACCTTATCCCCCACTAATGCGTGGCGCCGGATATCACCAGATCACGCCCTTTCTGGCCAGCGAAGCCCTGGAGCTGTCAATTACAAAG GCAAGGGTAGATTTGGTGCCAGTGTCATTAGGCGCACAGCCTCCCTTGACACTCTGTATCACAAAGGACAATGGTCCAGGGACTACTATCTTCACGCTGGCCAGTTGCAAGTCGACAAGTCCACACAA ACTGATGATGGAGGTGGAGCCTCAGGTCGTTCTTCACGGAGTTCCGAGGATGACAAGCTTGACCGCTTCCTGCGCAGTCGCCTGCAAAGACCGCACAAACCATCTGCATCTGGAGACTACTCAAGTCATTCTATGACTACTGCACTTT GTGGCAGTGTCCCGTTGCGAGCGGCGAGGTCATCAGTGGAGGGTCTCAATCAGGAGATTGAAAGACTTGTGCTCTATCCAGCCAGTGGCACACAAACTCCACATCTAGACCGGTTAAGGGATAAA GTAACACCAGAAGGCCACCGCGCGCCTCTCGCCGAGCTTCTCAGACGTTCAGTGAACACTCAGACACCACATGATCTCTGTCACACTGCTCATTCATCAG GTGGCAGTGTCTGCTCGTCTCCAGATCTTGACGGGTCTAAATTAGGCACGTCGCCGCAGATAAATCGCTTTTTGGCTCGTGAACCTCCCGATGGTTGTGAAAAG GTAAACCTGAAAGCGGGCGAAGGAGCATTCTCCGAATCAGTGTCTGTGATGAAGCCGACGATACCGGGCTTCACGCTGCGGCCATCGCTGGGGTCAGCCTTCCAGCCGCTgcagcccgcgccgccgccgtccCCGCCCGCCTCCACCTCGCACTGA
- the LOC124637346 gene encoding DNA-directed RNA polymerase II subunit Rpb4 yields MAGPVQDVVEEDAADLLFPKEFENAETLLISEVDMLLEHRKAQNESAEEEQEFSEVFMKTLTYTNMFKKFKNKETIAAVRNLLQSKKLHKFEVASLANLCPETPEEAKALIPSLEGRFEDEELRILLDDIQTKRSLQY; encoded by the exons ATGGCTGGACCTGTGCAAGACGTTGTGGAGGAAGATGCAGCAGACCTACTGTTTCCGAAAG AATTTGAGAATGCAGAAACATTGTTGATATCAGAAGTTGACATGTTGCTAGAACATAGGAAAGCACAGAATGAGTCTGCTGAAGAGGAACAAGAATTCTCAGAGGTTTTCATGAAGACGCTCACTTACACCAACATgttcaaaaagtttaaaaacaaagaaactaTAGCTGCAGTTAGAAA TCTCCTTCAATCCAAGAAGCTACATAAATTTGAAGTAGCAAGCTTAGCAAACCTTTGTCCGGAGACACCAGAAGAAGCTAAGGCACTCATACCATCACTAGAAGGAAGATTTGAAGATGAAGAACTAAGAATATTGTTAGATGATATACAAACTAAGAGAAGTTTACAATACTAG
- the LOC124637501 gene encoding cyclin-dependent kinase 2-interacting protein-like, with protein MSKTPTKVDSSYNFIPREITTPNKDQQGVSKTVYSHVSKLHGLLNDWGKMRDKGVRLCRAVSALKLHECDDDYFPSQLKPLMDGLLDALDGLKTIVDGIKVLNNQLQALAKLQPTDEPVISTWSVSKISQTVTNIYTSLEKEYRLKKIITENVAHSRDENLIEVYISAWEFEAYFNIEANAYLFAEVGLAAVT; from the exons ATGTCGAAGACACCAACAAAAGTGGATTCAAGTTACAACTTCATACCAAGAG AAATAACGACGCCTAATAAAGATCAGCAAGGAGTTTCTAAGACGGTGTACTCCCATGTCTCAAAGCTGCATGGACTTCTTAACGACTGGGGTAAAATGCGAGACAAAGGTGTGAGGTTGTGCAGAGCCGTATCTGCCTTGAAGTTACACGAGTGTGACGATGACTATTTTCCGAGCCAGTTGAAGCCGCTGATGGACGGTCTGTTGGACGCTTTGGACGGTTTGAAGACAATTGTTGACG GTATCAAGGTTTTGAATAACCAACTGCAGGCATTAGCCAAACTTCAACCTACTGATGAGCCGGTAATATCTACATGGTCTGTCAGTAAAATTTcacaaacagtaacaaatatttatacatcTCTAGAAAAGGAATACAGGCTTAAAAAGATTATTACAG aaaacgTAGCGCATAGCAGAGACGAGAATTTAATAGAAGTGTACATTAGTGCCTGGGAATTCGAAGCTTACTTCAATATTGAAGCTAATGCATATCTATTTGCAGAAGTTGGTTTAGCTGCTGTTACATAa